One window from the genome of Nicotiana tomentosiformis chromosome 5, ASM39032v3, whole genome shotgun sequence encodes:
- the LOC104087014 gene encoding glucan endo-1,3-beta-glucosidase 2-like, whose amino-acid sequence MENNRALLFLLFLAVSAVFADEDVFIGVNIGTELSDMPHPTQVVALLKAQQIRHVRLFNADRGMLLALANSGIKVAVSVPNEQLLAVGQSNATAANWVAQNVVSHYPATNITTICVGSEVLSALPNAASILNNALKFIHSALVASNLDRQIKVSTPLASSIILDSFPPSQAFFNHTLKPVLVPMLKFLQSTGSYFMLNVYPYYDYMLSNGVIPLDYALFRPLAANKEAVDSNTLLHYTNVFDAMVDAAYFAMLDLNFTNIPVMVTESGWPSQGDSDEPDATLDNANTYNSNLIKHVLNKTGTPKHPGIAVSTYIYELYNEDNKPGHLSEKNWGLFNANGTPVYILRLTESGSMFANDTSNQTYCAAKDGADSKMLQAALDWACGPGKVDCSALLQGEPCYEPDNVAAHATYAFDAYYHMMGRAPGTCDFNGVATITTTNPSHGSCVFSGSLGRNGTFLNGTAPAMDSTTSSASPARYLNNNAYSTMLTILGILVWSMNLL is encoded by the exons ATGGAAAATAACAGGGCTTTGCTTTTCTTGCTGTTTTTAGCTGTTTCTGCAGTTTTTGCTGATGAAG ATGTCTTTATTGGTGTGAACATTGGAACAGAACTTTCGGACATGCCTCATCCAACTCAAGTAGTTGCACTTCTTAAAGCTCAGCAAATTCGACATGTCCGACTCTTCAATGCAGATCGCGGCATGCTCCTTGCACTTGCAAATTCAGGCATAAAAGTTGCTGTTTCCGTGCCCAACGAACAGCTCCTTGCTGTTGGTCAATCAAATGCTACTGCCGCTAATTGGGTTGCTCAAAATGTTGTTTCGCATTATCCAGCTACCAACATCACAACTATTTGTGTTGGTTCCGAGGTTCTATCCGCCCTGCCAAATGCTGCATCTATCCTCAACAATGCCCTTAAGTTCATCCATTCAGCGCTCGTGGCATCTAACCTGGATAGGCAAATAAAAGTTTCAACGCCTCTAGCTTCTTCCATCATCCTCGACTCGTTTCCTCCATCTCAGGCCTTCTTCAATCACACTCTGAAACCAGTATTAGTACCAATGCTGAAATTCCTGCAATCCACTGGTTCTTATTTCATGCTAAATGTGTATCCTTATTACGACTACATGCTATCCAACGGTGTTATTCCACTAGATTATGCTCTCTTCAGGCCCCTAGCTGCAAATAAAGAAGCAGTGGACTCCAACACACTTTTGCATTATACTAACGTCTTTGATGCAATGGTTGATGCTGCTTACTTTGCAATGCTTGATCTCAATTTCACTAATATTCCGGTTATGGTGACTGAATCGGGCTGGCCATCACAGGGCGACTCCGATGAACCTGATGCTACTTTAGACAATGCCAACACGTACAACAGCAATCTGATAAAGCATGTCCTAAACAAAACCGGAACTCCTAAGCATCCCGGTATTGCTGTTAGTACGTACATCTACGAGCTATACAATGAGGACAATAAGCCAGGGCATTTGTCAGAGAAGAATTGGGGATTATTTAATGCCAACGGCACACCAGTTTATATTCTACGCTTGACTGAATCAGGGTCTATGTTTGCAAATGATACTTCGAATCAGACTTATTGTGCTGCCAAAGACGGGGCAGATTCTAAAATGCTACAAGCTGCTTTGGATTGGGCTTGCGGACCTGGTAAGGTGGATTGTTCAGCGTTGTTGCAGGGGGAACCGTGTTATGAACCAGATAATGTCGCTGCACACGCTACCTATGCTTTTGATGCCTACTATCACATGATGGGTAGGGCTCCTGGGACTTGTGACTTCAACGGGGTAGCTACTATCACCACAACAAATCCAA GTCATGGTTCTTGTGTATTTTCTGGAAG TCTTGGCAGAAACGGCACTTTTCTAAATGGCACGGCTCCAGCTATGGATTCTACGACTTCATCAGCTTCTCCTGCTCGGTATTTAAACAACAATGCCTATTCAACAATGCTGACAATTCTGGGAATTCTTGTATGGAGCATGAATCTATTGTAG